The following are encoded together in the Glycine max cultivar Williams 82 chromosome 8, Glycine_max_v4.0, whole genome shotgun sequence genome:
- the LOC102668045 gene encoding disease resistance protein At4g27190 — protein sequence MSGVEVVAPLVGEVGALGVGELHTTIASKIASSRNLDDNYNILLKDMEKLLAIKKDKEREIQRNNHKDTTNAYKLWTNRVSDAAEEVQKLKVKYKEKMLPWWRIRRRSRLSENMVKKSNCVRELVKDECLRDFLVDKPPEPVLKELNVPRISGYPTLQDALEKTLGLLRNNKIKVIGVCGTKGVGKTTIMRNLNNNEEVAKLFEIVIFVKATTDDHMLQEKIANRLMLDIGTNKEHSDDVARRIHKELEKKKYLLILDEVEDAINLEQLGIPTGINGSKVVIATRFPRVYKLNRVQRLVKVEELTPDEAWKMFRDTVHAFNPKIDSLDIQPIAQLVCQRCSCLPLLIYNIANSFKLKESASSWSVGLEDLKPWPELQNQGLQELYSCLKFCYDELKDKKKQKCFLYTSLYPVDSKVYTDYLVECWAAQGLLGDINDKRSYRSARNCGIDILEHLANVSLLEKGESMIYVNMNHCMRQLALHISSKDPECSFYLQDGEESENLSNSKAWQQSRWVSMRQLLDLPTRQDRSMVLTLLLRKNPKLTTIPQTFFENMSSLLLLDLYGSMITQLPSSLSKLTGLRGLFLNRCELLESLSSEIGSLQFLEVLDIRDTKVTFIPLQIGCLTNLRCLRIPFVASEDDAQNVHVISKLHRLEELTIQVISYEQWCNDAENVLQHVASLENVTDLRCCFPSSIILREFLSRSKSWSCKQQNSFRFFVGCQNSRRPQILESFEYKITNYLRYCNGGQEDDSAIIEVLPKTDAFELVCHKDIKKLSNFAGIVCLERIRGLLIKKCNKVLTIVSADTSSNTMNGIQIETRVILPNLEKLYLENLLNLKCVFRGPLHSGTFSKLHTLSLKNCPSLREIFSNGAIQHFSELQNLKLEDCSKIEILISKDIEPEKDVLPKLEMLLLVNLPNFNTICSTHTLAWSSLELLRIHNCPKLKTLPLDSDNAVNLKSIKGQQEWWDELEWTNNDEVYQRLQPIFAASNEYFS from the coding sequence ATGTCGGGGGTTGAGGTTGTCGCCCCTCTTGTTGGAGAGGTGGGAGCGCTTGGGGTTGGAGAATTACATACTACAATTGCATCTAAAATTGCATCTTCCAGAAACCTTGATGACAACTACAACATTTTGCTCAAAGACATGGAGAAGCTACTTGCAATAAAGAAGGATAAAGAGAGGGAGATTCAAAGAAACAACCACAAAGACACCACTAATGCTTACAAGCTTTGGACAAACAGGGTATCAGATGCCGCAGAAGAAGTGCAGAAGCTGAAAGttaaatacaaagaaaaaatgCTACCCTGGTGGCGTATTCGTCGACGTTCACGTCTGAGTGAAAATATGGTGAAGAAGAGCAACTGTGTTCGTGAACTTGTGAAGGATGAATGTTTAAGAGATTTTCTTGTTGATAAACCACCAGAGCCTGTCTTAAAGGAGTTAAATGTCCCACGGATAAGTGGATATCCAACCCTTCAAGATGCCTTGGAAAAGACTCTGGGTTTGCTAAGAAATAATAAGATTAAAGTCATTGGAGTGTGTGGAACTAAAGGGGTGGGGAAAACAACAATAATGCGGAACCTAAACAACAATGAAGAGGTTGCTAAACTGTTTGAAATTGTCATTTTTGTGAAAGCCACAACTGATGATCATATGCTTCAAGAGAAAATTGCTAATCGGTTGATGCTGGACATAGGAACCAACAAGGAGCATAGTGATGATGTTGCAAGAAGAATACACAAAGAGCTAGAAAAGAAGaagtatttattgattttggaTGAGGTTGAGGATGCCATCAATTTGGAGCAGTTGGGAATTCCAACTGGCATCAATGGCAGTAAGGTTGTAATTGCCACTCGATTCCCTCGAGTTTATAAGTTGAATAGGGTGCAGAGGCTCGTCAAAGTCGAGGAGCTAACTCCTGACGAAGCATGGAAGATGTTCAGAGATACTGTTCATGCCTTTAATCCTAAGATTGATTCCCTTGACATTCAACCTATAGCCCAACTTGTATGCCAAAGGTGCTCTTGTCTTCCACTTCTCATTTACAACATAGCGAATTCTTTTAAATTGAAAGAGTCTGCTTCAAGTTGGTCGGTGGGACTTGAAGATCTTAAACCTTGGCCAGAACTTCAAAACCAAGGTTTACAAGAGTTGTACTCATGTCTGAAATTCTGTTATGATGAACTCAAAGATAAAAAGAAGCAGAAATGCTTTCTATACACTTCACTGTATCCTGTAGATAGCAAGGTTTACACTGATTATTTAGTGGAGTGTTGGGCAGCACAAGGTTTACTTGGTGATATAAATGACAAAAGGTCATATCGAAGTGCACGCAATTGTGGTATTGACATATTAGAACATCTTGCTAATGTCTCTTTACTAGAGAAAGGGGAATCAATGATATATGTCAACATGAATCATTGTATGAGGCAACTTGCATTACACATATCCTCCAAAGATCCTGAGTGTAGCTTTTATCTCCAAGATGGTGAAGAATCTGAAAATCTCTCAAATTCAAAAGCTTGGCAGCAGTCTAGGTGGGTCTCTATGAGACAATTGCTTGATTTACCAACACGCCAAGATCGCAGCATGGTTTTGACATTGTTGCTGCGAAAAAATCCCAAACTAACTACAATACCCCAAACTTTTTTTGAGAACATGAGCAGTCTACTTCTGTTAGACTTGTATGGTAGCATGATTACACAACTGCCATCGTCTTTATCAAAATTGACTGGTCTAAGGGGTTTATTCTTGAACCGTTGCGAGCTCTTGGAATCATTATCATCTGAAATTGGATCACTTCAATTTCTAGAGGTCCTTGACATACGAGATACTAAAGTAACTTTCATACCTCTACAAATTGGATGTTTGACTAATCTAAGATGCCTGCGAATCCCATTCGTTGCAAGTGAAGATGATGCTCAAAATGTTCATGTGATTTCAAAGCTTCATAGGTTGGAAGAATTAACCATTCAAGTCATATCCTATGAACAATGGTGCAATGATGCTGAAAATGTTTTACAACATGTGGCTTCTTTGGAAAATGTAACAGATCTCCGATGTTGTTTTCCCTCCTCAATCATTCTTAGAGAATTTCTTTCAAGAAGTAAATCATGGAGTTGTAAGCAACAAAATTCATTTAGATTCTTTGTGGGTTGCCAAAATTCAAGGCGACCTCAAATACTTGAATCTTTTGAGTACAAAATTACTAATTATTTGAGGTACTGCAATGGTGGACAGGAGGATGACTCGGCAATTATTGAGGTACTACCAAAAACTGATGCATTTGAATTAGTTTGCCATAAAGATATCAAAAAGTTGTCAAATTTTGCTGGCATAGTGTGTTTGGAACGCATTCGTGgtcttttgattaaaaaatgcaacaaaGTTTTAACAATTGTGTCAGCTGATACAAGTAGCAACACCATGAATGGAATCCAAATAGAAACAAGAGTCATCTTACCAAATTTGGAGAAATTGTATTTGGAAAATTTGCTCAATTTGAAATGTGTTTTTAGAGGTCCCTTGCACAGTGGAACCTTTTCCAAATTGCATACTTTGTCATTGAAGAATTGTCCATCACTGAGAGAAATTTTCAGCAATGGAGCAATTCAACATTTTTCAGAACTTCAAAACCTGAAACTTGAAGATTGTTCAAAAATTGAAATACTGATCAGCAAAGACATTGAACCAGAAAAGGATGTGCTTCCAAAACTAGAAATGCTTCTGCTGGTTAACTTGCCTAACTTTAATACTATATGCTCAACTCATACATTGGCTTGGTCCTCTTTGGAGCTGTTAAGGATACATAACTGTCCTAAGTTGAAAACTTTACCACTAGACAGTGACAATGCAGTCAACTTAAAGTCCATTAAAGGGCAGCAAGAGTGGTGGGATGAGTTGGAGTGGACAAACAACGATGAGGTGTATCAGCGGTTGCAACCCATCTTTGCTGCCTCCAATGAGTATTTTTCTTAG
- the LOC100779634 gene encoding uncharacterized protein LOC100779634, whose amino-acid sequence MDAKSRISPTRLTDKKCVPCNLKELRPMSEDAAHTLMPQVAEWNLVNEDGVMKLRRSWAVKTFTKGLEFFRIVAVLAENEGHHPDLHLVGWNNVTIEIWTHAVGGLTENDFILAAKIDKLDVLDLLRRKPSD is encoded by the exons ATGGATGCTAAATCTCGGATCTCGCCCACAC GTCTGACAGATAAGAAGTGTGTGCCATGCAATCTGAAGGAATTGCGACCAATGAGTGAGGATGCAGCACACACTCTAATGCCACAG GTTGCTGAGTGGAATTTGGTAAACGAAGATGGTGTCATGAAGCTGAGGCGGTCATGGGCAGTAAAGACTTTCACCAAAGGATTGGAATTTTTCAGGATAGTAGCTGTTCTTGCTGAAAATGAAG GTCATCATCCTGATCTTCACCTTGTTGGCTGGAATAATGTTACAATAGAGATTTGGACTCATGCTGTTG GTGGGTTGACAGAAAATGATTTCATACTTGCTGCTAAGATTGATAAGCTTGATGTGCTTGACCTACTTAGACGGAAGCCTTCAGACTGA